In one window of Poriferisphaera corsica DNA:
- a CDS encoding class I SAM-dependent methyltransferase, with protein MVAPNQKVKINLNAFEETMLIPLWARGIEQKQTSPIIRDENAAEIIDTLDYDFSIIENNKTLMDYLNVRLVTRGKILDDYVRDFMTDYPRGTVVELGCGLSTRFNRVDNGEVNWYCLDLPQGMALREKLIPAENRCEYIVDSMLESNWIQRVVREEGPCMLIVEGVLPYFERKDVRRFFDLISRYFGGGRIAFDTQTELYRRLLKPGKMIHANQGQSGLEFHWVIKDIDEIEIMDERLALRESRTLPESGASIMRRLAWKIRLLETMSVPFWGRYRVSVFDIAENDIKL; from the coding sequence ATGGTTGCGCCCAACCAAAAAGTAAAAATCAACCTTAACGCATTTGAAGAAACGATGCTCATCCCCTTGTGGGCACGTGGCATAGAGCAAAAACAAACATCTCCTATCATACGCGATGAAAATGCGGCAGAAATTATCGATACACTTGATTATGATTTTTCAATCATTGAAAACAACAAAACACTCATGGACTATCTTAATGTTAGATTAGTTACACGAGGAAAAATACTTGATGATTACGTCCGCGATTTCATGACAGATTATCCAAGAGGCACTGTCGTTGAATTAGGCTGCGGTCTCAGCACTCGATTCAACCGGGTTGATAATGGCGAAGTAAACTGGTATTGCCTTGATTTACCGCAAGGCATGGCATTACGTGAAAAATTAATCCCCGCAGAAAATCGATGCGAATACATTGTTGATTCGATGCTTGAAAGCAACTGGATACAAAGAGTTGTACGCGAAGAAGGGCCATGCATGCTGATCGTTGAGGGAGTACTGCCTTACTTTGAACGTAAAGACGTCAGACGATTTTTCGACTTAATTAGCAGGTACTTTGGTGGCGGACGGATTGCATTCGACACACAAACAGAATTATATCGCCGCCTTTTAAAACCGGGCAAAATGATACATGCGAATCAGGGGCAAAGCGGGCTTGAATTTCACTGGGTCATCAAAGACATTGATGAAATCGAGATTATGGACGAAAGACTGGCACTTCGCGAGTCACGGACTCTACCTGAATCGGGTGCAAGCATCATGCGACGTCTTGCATGGAAAATCAGACTACTCGAAACAATGAGTGTGCCTTTTTGGGGACGATATCGCGTCAGTGTGTTTGATATTGCAGAAAACGACATCAAACTTTAA
- a CDS encoding class I SAM-dependent methyltransferase has translation MASKTLQNSGKTTTSSVSDKSKLKLGTVQETMLLPLWARVRELKEKDPLIVDEAASTVASRIDCDLDKLGNDAFSQVVMAARHAAFDEFAKRYIDLHPSSTVVEMACGLSTRFDRLDNGQLRWFDVDLADAITLRKSIIEEHQRRHHLAGSILNTDWIQTIKHDPNFNGNCLIICEGVLMYFHEHQVRHILTQFSDAFPNGVCLMDTITPWLKLRREKGHLQLMKTFTAEFRWCPSNLQEIEHWDNRFKVADSMLIPQRGTRAFKRLPKKEKVLEWFRSDQSKTQIGYVLLNQHASAT, from the coding sequence ATGGCTTCAAAAACCTTACAAAACAGCGGTAAAACAACAACTTCGAGCGTCTCGGACAAATCTAAACTGAAGCTGGGCACAGTCCAAGAGACCATGCTTTTGCCGTTGTGGGCACGCGTACGCGAGTTAAAGGAAAAAGACCCATTAATTGTGGATGAAGCTGCAAGCACTGTTGCGTCACGGATCGACTGCGATCTGGACAAACTAGGTAATGACGCATTCAGCCAGGTCGTGATGGCGGCAAGGCATGCTGCATTTGATGAATTTGCCAAACGGTATATCGATCTTCATCCCTCATCCACGGTTGTTGAAATGGCCTGTGGCTTGAGCACTCGATTCGACCGTCTGGACAACGGCCAACTTCGTTGGTTCGACGTTGACCTTGCTGATGCGATCACGCTCAGAAAATCCATCATTGAAGAACACCAAAGACGTCATCATCTTGCAGGATCGATTTTGAATACGGATTGGATACAAACGATCAAACACGATCCAAACTTCAATGGAAATTGTCTGATTATTTGCGAAGGTGTACTCATGTATTTTCATGAACATCAAGTTCGGCACATACTGACCCAATTCAGTGATGCTTTTCCAAATGGCGTTTGCTTGATGGACACGATTACACCTTGGCTCAAACTACGCCGCGAGAAAGGGCATCTGCAACTTATGAAAACATTCACCGCAGAGTTTCGCTGGTGCCCATCCAATCTCCAAGAGATTGAGCATTGGGATAATCGTTTCAAAGTCGCTGATAGCATGCTTATACCACAGCGAGGAACACGAGCATTCAAACGTTTGCCCAAAAAAGAGAAAGTATTGGAATGGTTCCGATCGGATCAAAGTAAAACCCAGATTGGATACGTTCTATTAAACCAGCACGCAAGTGCTACATAG
- a CDS encoding type III pantothenate kinase, producing the protein MTKVNLLAVSVGNTRTRLGAFVDGDLVETATYVNGREAKLCDAMTHSFEQLRDKDDVVILMSSVNAAAEPQIEKLLKDNLGNVDIKHVERDIPIPIGRQLDPEAIVGEDRLLDAAAAYEVLKQACVIVDAGTAITVDFVDGAGTFHGGAIAPGAQLQLDSLHNRAAQLPELFIEKPIEAIGHNTIEAMRAGVFYGLRGMVHELVEKFAEETGQFPLVIATGGDANLLFRNYELVDRIVPNLTLNGIATTLRKALEAEEA; encoded by the coding sequence ATGACCAAAGTTAATCTGCTTGCCGTTAGCGTTGGAAACACACGCACTCGTCTTGGGGCATTTGTTGATGGCGATCTCGTTGAGACCGCGACCTACGTCAACGGCCGTGAAGCCAAGCTCTGTGATGCGATGACCCATTCATTCGAACAGCTCCGCGACAAAGACGACGTTGTGATTCTCATGTCTTCGGTGAATGCCGCAGCCGAGCCACAAATCGAAAAATTGCTTAAGGACAATCTCGGCAACGTTGATATTAAACACGTCGAGCGAGACATACCCATCCCCATTGGCCGTCAGCTTGATCCAGAAGCGATCGTTGGTGAAGATCGTCTGCTTGATGCCGCTGCCGCTTACGAGGTACTCAAGCAAGCTTGCGTCATTGTTGATGCAGGAACTGCGATCACCGTTGACTTCGTTGATGGCGCAGGTACCTTCCATGGCGGTGCAATTGCTCCCGGTGCACAACTCCAACTCGACTCGCTCCATAACCGCGCCGCTCAACTTCCAGAGCTCTTCATCGAGAAGCCTATTGAAGCAATTGGTCACAACACCATCGAGGCGATGCGTGCTGGCGTTTTCTACGGCTTACGCGGTATGGTTCACGAATTAGTTGAGAAATTTGCTGAAGAAACTGGTCAATTCCCACTCGTCATTGCAACTGGTGGCGATGCGAACCTCCTTTTCCGTAACTACGAGCTTGTTGATCGTATCGTTCCCAACCTCACCTTGAACGGTATCGCAACCACACTCCGCAAGGCACTCGAAGCCGAAGAAGCTTGA
- a CDS encoding DUF2089 family protein: MDKTQTQRENWLDVLSEEDSAFLKRFLLASGSLKQLAKEYDVSYPTVRARLDRLIEKVQSYEQEHTKSEFERILLATYAEGNLSRETMKVLIRAYQNETAAE; this comes from the coding sequence ATGGATAAGACTCAGACTCAACGTGAAAACTGGCTTGATGTGCTTAGCGAAGAGGATTCAGCATTTTTGAAGCGGTTCTTGCTGGCGTCCGGCTCGCTGAAGCAGCTGGCGAAGGAATATGACGTTTCTTATCCGACGGTGCGTGCGCGGCTGGATCGGTTGATTGAGAAGGTACAGTCGTACGAGCAGGAGCATACCAAGAGTGAATTTGAGCGGATCCTTCTTGCAACATATGCAGAGGGGAATCTGTCGCGTGAAACGATGAAAGTCTTAATAAGGGCATATCAAAATGAAACAGCTGCAGAATAA
- a CDS encoding COX15/CtaA family protein, giving the protein MAKSQATELLKVIAMGVGINVISLIYMIIVIGVEPDRSYFAGDVSPELLQHIEGASAMALLVFLLWTVSVIVMSQLGRKSRWACRIHGWLLKAEMVTGGLLVIGGLMMPIWNVPLHVGLVFTAPGLFLMCAGIMMLYLTRRQMIGIESKIMRTKDLSD; this is encoded by the coding sequence ATGGCAAAATCACAAGCTACCGAGTTACTCAAGGTTATTGCAATGGGAGTTGGGATCAATGTTATCTCGCTGATCTATATGATAATTGTGATTGGTGTTGAGCCAGATCGCTCATATTTTGCGGGGGATGTTAGTCCAGAGTTGCTGCAACATATTGAAGGCGCTTCGGCGATGGCTTTATTGGTGTTTTTGCTGTGGACAGTGAGTGTGATTGTAATGAGTCAACTGGGGCGGAAAAGCCGTTGGGCTTGTCGCATTCATGGTTGGCTTTTGAAGGCGGAGATGGTAACTGGCGGATTGTTGGTTATCGGGGGGTTGATGATGCCGATCTGGAACGTGCCGCTTCATGTGGGGCTGGTGTTTACTGCACCCGGATTGTTTTTGATGTGTGCGGGGATAATGATGCTGTACCTGACGCGGCGACAAATGATCGGTATTGAATCGAAGATCATGCGAACGAAAGATCTATCAGATTAG
- a CDS encoding GTPase, whose product MQRKGHEVVFTVTTPAQPGAVAILQLSGRRDEVLPLLKRLTGRERYEDRRVYLTDYAGIDHGLTAVLPVQRIDHQVTAQLMPHGGLRVVQKMTDYLVSLGAIYEEQMDTMLMYPEANSRLEADVLAAIASAASPAAIGLLASQTQRWYEVIENQEVVDWGAVERDSERLNQLLKAPKVAVVGRPNVGKSALLNYLTGQNTAIVADLPGTTRDWVGAFVELAISDSALNDEVQLSNNVAVRWHDTPGLRTSNDEIEQEAIKLAKRVLDDADVLIAMRDTEQGFAELKGLDCVPDLYVMNKVDNKQIAEDQKSGCDKSTVMVSAMTGYGLDTLQKQIIEVLGLNLLLDKTSEMPLWAFCETLRIAVARRNVDSLEGYV is encoded by the coding sequence ATGCAACGAAAAGGTCATGAAGTCGTGTTTACGGTGACGACGCCTGCCCAACCGGGCGCGGTGGCGATTTTACAATTGAGTGGACGGCGTGATGAGGTGCTGCCGCTGCTAAAGCGATTGACAGGACGTGAGCGCTACGAAGATCGGCGTGTCTATTTGACGGACTACGCTGGAATCGATCATGGATTGACGGCGGTGTTGCCGGTGCAGCGTATCGATCATCAGGTTACTGCGCAACTGATGCCACATGGCGGACTGCGTGTGGTGCAAAAAATGACGGATTATCTGGTCTCGCTAGGTGCGATATATGAAGAACAGATGGATACGATGCTGATGTATCCAGAAGCCAACTCACGGCTTGAAGCGGATGTTCTGGCGGCAATTGCAAGTGCAGCATCGCCTGCAGCGATTGGCCTCTTAGCATCGCAGACACAAAGATGGTACGAAGTGATTGAGAATCAGGAAGTGGTGGATTGGGGTGCTGTTGAGCGTGATAGTGAGCGATTGAATCAGTTATTGAAGGCACCCAAGGTTGCGGTGGTGGGGCGGCCGAATGTTGGAAAATCAGCGCTTTTGAATTACTTGACGGGACAGAATACTGCAATCGTGGCAGACTTACCGGGCACGACGCGGGATTGGGTGGGCGCTTTTGTTGAACTGGCAATATCAGATAGCGCATTAAATGATGAGGTACAACTATCCAATAATGTCGCGGTGAGATGGCATGACACGCCGGGGCTTCGAACATCTAATGATGAAATAGAGCAAGAAGCAATTAAGTTGGCGAAAAGAGTTTTGGATGATGCGGATGTGTTGATTGCCATGCGTGATACTGAACAAGGTTTTGCTGAACTTAAGGGACTTGATTGTGTGCCCGATTTATATGTGATGAACAAAGTCGATAATAAACAGATTGCAGAAGACCAAAAGTCTGGTTGCGATAAAAGTACAGTCATGGTTTCCGCAATGACGGGCTATGGTTTAGATACTTTGCAAAAACAAATCATTGAGGTTTTGGGGCTGAATCTGTTGCTGGATAAAACGAGTGAAATGCCGCTCTGGGCGTTTTGCGAAACGCTGCGAATAGCGGTGGCGAGAAGGAATGTAGACTCGCTTGAAGGTTATGTTTGA
- the floA gene encoding flotillin-like protein FloA (flotillin-like protein involved in membrane lipid rafts), with product MDTVTSLAQSIDPWAAISVVAFLVGGIFLLIFLFFVFKFANLWIQAQTSKAPVKFIDLVGMWLRKVNPKVIVLSRIQSVRAGIDISTSMLEGHYLSGGNVPRVVNSLIAADKAKIQLPFDEACAIDLAGRDILEAIRTSVDPKVIDCPSTASSSGDKLDAVAKDGIRLLCKARVTVRTNLARLVGGATEETIIARVGQAIVSAIGSQGSYKDVLENPDKIAKRALESGLDAGTAFSILSVDIADVSVAGVDREANVGAKLQAEQAEADKQRFQAEAEKRRALAIAQEQEFKAEVQKSRALVVLAEAEVPKAMAEAFRSGNMGIMDFYRMKNIQADTSMRDNIGGGDKDDKGKK from the coding sequence ATGGATACTGTCACATCACTGGCACAGAGTATTGACCCGTGGGCTGCGATTTCTGTGGTCGCGTTTTTGGTTGGTGGGATATTTCTGCTGATCTTCTTGTTCTTTGTGTTTAAGTTTGCGAATCTGTGGATCCAGGCTCAGACATCGAAAGCACCGGTGAAGTTCATTGATCTGGTAGGGATGTGGCTACGAAAAGTGAATCCGAAAGTGATCGTACTGTCGAGGATTCAGTCGGTGCGTGCGGGGATTGACATCTCAACATCAATGCTGGAAGGTCATTATCTTTCTGGCGGTAACGTGCCACGCGTCGTGAATTCATTGATTGCAGCAGACAAAGCAAAAATCCAATTACCTTTCGATGAGGCGTGTGCGATTGATTTGGCGGGGCGTGATATTCTTGAAGCCATTCGAACGAGTGTTGACCCCAAGGTGATTGATTGCCCAAGCACTGCATCATCAAGCGGAGACAAGCTGGATGCGGTCGCTAAAGACGGGATCCGATTGCTCTGTAAAGCACGCGTAACGGTGCGAACCAACCTTGCGAGGCTTGTGGGCGGTGCGACAGAGGAAACGATCATTGCCCGCGTTGGCCAAGCGATTGTGTCTGCGATCGGCTCACAGGGAAGCTACAAGGATGTGCTTGAGAACCCGGACAAGATCGCAAAACGTGCGCTTGAAAGTGGACTGGATGCGGGAACCGCGTTCTCGATCTTGTCGGTTGATATTGCGGATGTGAGCGTGGCGGGCGTTGACCGGGAGGCGAATGTTGGTGCTAAGTTGCAGGCAGAACAGGCAGAAGCTGACAAGCAGCGATTCCAGGCTGAGGCAGAGAAACGGCGTGCATTGGCGATCGCTCAGGAACAGGAATTTAAAGCTGAGGTGCAGAAGAGTCGTGCGTTAGTTGTGCTAGCGGAGGCGGAAGTGCCTAAGGCGATGGCAGAAGCATTCAGGAGCGGCAACATGGGGATCATGGATTTCTACCGTATGAAGAACATTCAGGCTGACACGTCGATGCGTGACAATATTGGTGGTGGGGATAAGGACGATAAAGGTAAGAAGTAA
- a CDS encoding ATP-binding protein — protein MRAIITGQVGMDKRSYFERTANFASSQGQDIQLFNVGDMMYAEGRDVPKGRILDLPLSRLNTLRRSAFKDIISQSVGNENILVNTHATFRWRHGLFSAFDFDQIKALKPDTLICLVDNIEVVHDRLHTEHTVDATLKDLMVWREEEIMATELLAQALGLSDKFYVLSRGRHEDTIETCYKLICRPEMRTVYPSFPMTHVVGMPDVLAEIDAFRAELAKHFITFDPGDVDEKLLLDQAIAAAKDGKDFIETQAHSFSGSKEPVRVSVKQVLDIAGDIDGQIYARDFKLIDQSDIIVSLVPELPDGMPGLSSGVERELQHAFEHGKEVYVVWKPQIKQPSPFITETATKVFKTTDEALKYFEEKGMFPTANLFGQ, from the coding sequence ATGCGTGCAATTATCACAGGTCAGGTCGGGATGGATAAACGGTCTTATTTCGAAAGGACCGCTAACTTCGCGAGTTCGCAAGGCCAAGACATCCAACTCTTCAACGTCGGCGACATGATGTACGCCGAAGGACGCGACGTTCCCAAGGGCCGTATCCTCGACCTCCCGCTCTCACGCCTCAACACACTTCGCCGCTCTGCCTTCAAGGACATCATCTCCCAGTCCGTCGGCAACGAGAACATTCTCGTAAACACCCACGCCACCTTCCGCTGGCGTCACGGCCTCTTCTCAGCCTTCGACTTTGACCAGATCAAAGCCCTCAAACCAGACACCCTCATCTGCCTCGTCGATAACATCGAAGTCGTCCACGATCGCCTTCACACCGAGCACACCGTCGACGCCACCTTGAAAGACCTCATGGTCTGGCGTGAAGAAGAAATCATGGCCACCGAACTACTCGCACAGGCCCTCGGCCTCTCCGACAAGTTCTACGTCCTCTCACGTGGTCGTCACGAAGACACCATCGAAACTTGCTACAAACTCATCTGCCGCCCCGAGATGCGCACCGTCTACCCCTCATTCCCTATGACCCACGTCGTTGGCATGCCCGACGTCCTCGCCGAAATCGACGCCTTCCGCGCCGAACTCGCCAAGCATTTCATTACCTTCGATCCAGGTGATGTTGATGAGAAGCTTTTACTCGATCAAGCCATCGCTGCCGCCAAAGATGGCAAAGACTTCATCGAAACACAAGCACACTCATTCAGTGGCAGCAAAGAACCCGTCCGTGTTTCCGTCAAGCAAGTCCTCGACATCGCAGGCGATATCGACGGCCAGATTTACGCACGTGACTTCAAACTCATCGACCAATCCGACATCATCGTCTCGCTTGTTCCCGAATTGCCCGATGGCATGCCCGGCCTATCCTCCGGAGTCGAACGTGAACTGCAACACGCCTTCGAGCACGGCAAAGAGGTCTACGTAGTCTGGAAACCACAAATCAAACAACCCAGCCCCTTCATCACCGAAACCGCTACCAAGGTTTTCAAAACCACCGATGAAGCCCTCAAATACTTCGAAGAAAAAGGCATGTTCCCCACCGCCAACCTCTTTGGCCAATAA
- a CDS encoding M20/M25/M40 family metallo-hydrolase — protein MSELLDYIDKNHDAAVDRLKELLSIPSVSTDPHYQNDVQICADFLVDLIKNDLGLKAETLETPGHPVVFVKTGDEDVSNPDAPRVLFYGHYDVQPPDPEDLWESPAFEPVVKDGKVYARGACDDKGQVTCFLEALRALKATRKDGELPCHVTLVIEGEEECGSEHLPKFIKDNVDKLGADICLVCDTSMWNATTPAITYALRGLLYFDVQLHGPSRDLHSGVFGGTLANPCNILARVLGNLFDDKNRINIPGFYDEVDPITDEEKSSWDRLSFDENEFLGDVDAKPYGEHRYTTLERRWGRPSCDVNGIYGGYMGKGAKTVIPSFAGAKVSFRIPSSMDPVRTAKLFTDWLNNQPVADLKWKLESHGVAYPVATPLDSPYIQPAIEAIEAIAGKKPALVREGATIPIVADFKQILGLDSLLIGFGLESDAIHSPNEHFGLDRHKLGIKTLATLLENFSKMKKV, from the coding sequence ATGTCTGAATTGCTTGATTATATTGACAAAAATCACGATGCGGCGGTAGATCGGCTGAAAGAATTGCTATCGATCCCGTCGGTTTCGACGGATCCACACTATCAGAATGATGTGCAAATATGTGCAGACTTCTTGGTGGATTTGATTAAGAATGATTTGGGTTTGAAGGCAGAAACGCTGGAGACACCGGGGCATCCTGTGGTGTTTGTGAAGACGGGTGACGAGGATGTTTCGAACCCTGATGCGCCACGGGTTTTGTTTTATGGGCATTACGATGTCCAGCCACCAGATCCGGAGGATTTGTGGGAATCGCCAGCGTTTGAGCCGGTGGTGAAGGACGGGAAAGTTTATGCTCGCGGGGCGTGTGACGACAAGGGGCAGGTCACCTGTTTTCTGGAAGCACTTCGGGCATTAAAGGCAACACGAAAAGATGGGGAATTGCCTTGCCATGTGACGCTGGTAATCGAGGGCGAAGAAGAATGCGGGTCGGAGCATTTGCCGAAGTTTATTAAGGATAATGTGGACAAACTGGGGGCTGATATCTGTTTGGTGTGTGACACGTCGATGTGGAATGCGACGACGCCGGCGATCACGTATGCGTTGCGTGGGTTGTTGTATTTTGATGTTCAGTTGCATGGGCCATCACGTGACCTGCATTCCGGTGTGTTTGGAGGCACGCTTGCGAACCCGTGTAATATTTTGGCGCGAGTGCTGGGCAATCTATTCGATGATAAGAATAGGATTAATATCCCGGGGTTTTACGATGAGGTTGATCCAATTACGGATGAAGAAAAATCATCGTGGGATCGGTTGTCATTTGATGAGAATGAATTTTTAGGGGATGTGGATGCGAAGCCGTATGGTGAACACCGGTATACGACATTGGAGCGAAGGTGGGGACGGCCGTCGTGTGATGTGAACGGTATTTATGGGGGGTATATGGGCAAAGGTGCCAAAACGGTGATTCCATCGTTTGCAGGGGCAAAGGTATCGTTTCGGATTCCGTCATCGATGGATCCTGTGCGAACGGCGAAGCTGTTTACGGATTGGCTGAACAATCAACCAGTTGCGGATTTGAAATGGAAATTAGAATCGCATGGTGTGGCATATCCGGTCGCAACGCCGCTAGATTCGCCATATATACAGCCGGCTATCGAGGCGATAGAAGCGATCGCAGGAAAGAAGCCTGCACTGGTAAGAGAGGGCGCGACGATACCGATTGTGGCAGATTTCAAGCAGATTCTTGGGCTCGATTCGCTGCTGATTGGATTTGGTTTAGAGTCAGATGCGATCCACTCACCGAATGAACATTTCGGATTAGATCGGCATAAGTTGGGGATTAAAACGCTGGCAACATTGCTGGAAAATTTCAGCAAAATGAAGAAGGTATAA